Sequence from the Pongo pygmaeus isolate AG05252 chromosome 23, NHGRI_mPonPyg2-v2.0_pri, whole genome shotgun sequence genome:
tctctgttttttgtttgtttgtttgtttctttgttggtttttgagacagagttttgctccgtCTCTCAGTCTGGAGTGatgtggcgcgatcttggctcactacaacctccgccccccggatTCAAGCGACTGTCTGCCTCagacccccgagtagctgggattacaggcgccagccaccatgcccagttaatttttgtgttttcattagaggcggggtttcaccacattggccaagctggtctcaaactcctgacctcgggtgatccgctcaccttggcctcccaaagtgttgggattacaggcgtgagccaccagtccCGGCCCCTCCTGCTCCTCTGTATTATGACCGTCTGTACCCagcatttagctcccatttatgagagagaacatgcggtattttgtttttgcttttgcattAGCTTGCTGGAAACaatgcatccatgttgcttcaaatgtcataatttttttatggctgtatagtattccatgagtCTTTATCCAGATCACCAGTGCTGGATGCCTGGGTTAAGTCTATGTCTTTGtgattgtgaatactgctgtgatAAAAATATggctacatgtgtctttttggtagatatttattttctttcggatatatatccagtaatgaggttactgggttgaatggtagttcaactctcagttctttaagaaattccaaacctgctttccacagtggctgaactaatttacagtccttCAGAAAGTGTATGAGTGTTCTCTATTCTCTAAATCGTCACtgatatgtgtttttcttttgacttttcaaaaaaagccattctgactggtgtgaaatggtatttcatttcggttttgatttgcatttctctaataaatagtgatgatgagcacttttacatatgtttgttgggtgcttgtgtgtatgtcttcttctgagaagtgtctgttcatgtcctgttgcccactttttaatggaattacttgctgcttgcttgttgatttgtttaagttccttataggttctGAATAATAGACCcctgttagatgcatagtttgtgtatattttctttcattctgtgggttatttCTTTACTACTTTTATAGTTTCTCTTGTTATGCAAaagtttttcagtttaattaaatcccacttgtcaatttttgttttagttgcaattgcttttgaggactaagccataaattattttccaaggcCATTATCAAGaaaagtatttcctaggtttttttctaggcattttatagcttgagattttacatttaactctttaatccatcttaagctaatttttgtatttggtgaaatatgggggtctagttttattcttctgcatatgactagccagttatccccacattatttattaaataaaaagtcattttcccattgcttacttttgtcaactttgttaaaGATGTGATAGTTGCAGGCATGTGGACTTAGTTTCTAGTactctagtctgttccattggtctatgtgtctgttttactaacagtaccatgttgttttgattactatagtctTCTAtttagtttgaagtcatgtaataTGATGTCTATAGCTTATGTCTTGctttagtattgctttggcttgGCTATTCAGACTCCTTTTaggttccataaaaattttagatgttttctattttgtgaaaaatgacattagtagtttgataggaaaaGCATTGAACCTGTAAATCGCTTTGAGCAGTATACTCATCTGCACACAGATGATACTCCAGTGTATGTTCTGTGGTTGATGGGTGAAGTGTATTGTAATTCCAAATGGTCAAGTCAGACCCTACCCCTGCCCGGCTCCTCCTCTGTCAGAGCTCGAGACCTCTAGTCAGGGGCCCTCTGCAGCCACCGGAGATGGGACTGAGGGCCGCTTCCTGCCCTCGTGCAGCTGCTGCAGGGCAGACCGCCTGGCTTGGCCGCAGCCACAGGAAAATCTGGTCCTGTTTCCGAGATGTGGGGAGTGCGGGCGGGCTCGGGAGATGCCTGGAGGCTGCTGCCTGCACACAGAAGTCGGCTGCAGCTTGGGTGCCCAGGCGGGGTGGAGGTGCATGGCCTGGTCGGCCTCGGGATCTCCAGCGTGCCAAGCCTGAGGGCCCCCAGGCCGTGCCTGCCAACCACTCCTCCACCTGAGGGAGATCGGGGCCGCTGCCATGGGCACTCGGCAGTCACCCCGTGTGGGGCTGAGTGGCGGTTTCTCAGTTCTAGATCCTGTGCAGCCGCCGCCGGGCAGAATGCACGGCTTGACCACAGCCACTGGTACACCAGGCCCTGGTTCTGCGAGGCTGGGAGTGCGAGCGGGCTCGGGGGTTGCCAGGCAGCTGCTGCCTGCACACAGAGGGAGACTGCAGCTTGGGTGGCCAGGAGGCGGAGCATGGTCTGGGTGGCCTCTGGAATGCGTGCGCGCCATGCCTGAGGGCCCCCCTGGTGGTGTCACCTGCCCCGGTCTTCCTCTGCTGGAGCCTGGAGCAGCTGGAATAGCCACTCTGCAGTCACAGGGGATAGAGTTCAGTTTTCTTATCCCACGCATGCACACAAAAAGGTAACTATTCTGTGAGGTAATTAACATGTTCGTTGACTTCATTTTAGTAATCATTTCAGAATATGCATATAAACGCATCacatgtacaatttttatttctctattacaCCTCAGTAAAGCTGAAAGAATTAACAGTCACAGTTGGAAACTTcaatatctcattttaattaatggatagaaaaaccagacagaagcttcaTGAGAAATACAAGACTTAAACAACAGTATAAGCCACTGAGAGCTAATACACATATACAGGACAgtccatccaacaacagcagaatatacattcttttcaagtgtataTGGAACTTTCTCTAGGATAGGCCATATCTTCATCCACAAAATATGTCCtaatctattttaaaagtttgaaatcatacaaaatataatttacaaccacaatggaagaaacaaaagataaataagtgaaaactggaaaattcacaaaaatgtggaaattaaacaatacagtCTTCAACTACCagtgagtgaaaaaataaatcacaagcaacattataaaatatcttgagacaaattaaaataaaaacaaaacataccaaaacttattgaATACAGTGAAAGTAGAAAATATATGGATATAAACaactacatttaagaaaaaatctcaaatcaatatCCTCACTCTATACCTAAAGGcagtggaagaaaacaaaaaaagactgaatgcaaagctagcagaaggaaagaaataataaagagcataaatcaataaaatagaaggtTGGAGAGCAGTAGAATGAACACAGATTCTTTGAAAGATCAAGCCTTTCACTATATTGACTGAGCAAAACATGgaagactaatttttaaaacaataaatgaaagcAGAGCCATTACTACCAActtcacagaaatgcaaaaggatTACGGGAGTATACTGTGAACAACTGTCTAACAACAAATTAGGTGCCCTGGATGAAATGGATGAATcgctagaaagacacaaactaccaaagtggctcaagaagaaagagaaaatctgaatagacctataacctaggagattgaattagtaatcgAAAGcgattaacaaagaaacatttatgACCAAATAGCTGCATTAACTGTTAAGTCAacctaacatttaaagaagaattaataccatttcttctcaaactcttctgacaaaatatatgaagaaggaATACTTGTTAATTCATTGTTTGATAACAGCATTATCCTTATCCCAAAGCCAAAGAGAGCACAAAAAGGAGAACTACAGcacaatatcccttatgaatatataagcaaaaatctcagcaaaatactagcaatactaacaaaatactagcagcaATACTGTATAATCAAAGGATTGTAAACTATCACCCTGTGAGATTTATCCCCAAAATGCAAGGGCGGCtcaacatataaaaaatcaatcagtgtaataaACTGTAACAGGAAAACGAATAAGCAGGTGATTATTTCCATTGgtgcagaaaaaaacattgatgaaatacaacacccttttataataaaaatactcaataaactatGCATGGAAGGGAACTTCTGCAACATGACAATCGGATGTATAAAAAACCAACAGTTAATATCATGATCAATGATGAAACACTGAAAGCTGTTTTCCTAacatctggaacaagacaaggatggtgCATTTGCCACTTGTGTTCAATGTAGCACTggcagttc
This genomic interval carries:
- the LOC134739357 gene encoding ESX-1 secretion-associated protein EspI-like; its protein translation is MLITSQNSYLFVCMRGIRKLNSIPCDCRVAIPAAPGSSRGRPGQVTPPGGPSGMARTHSRGHPDHAPPPGHPSCSLPLCAGSSCLATPEPARTPSLAEPGPGVPVAVVKPCILPGGGCTGSRTEKPPLSPTRGDCRVPMAAAPISLRWRSGWQARPGGPQAWHAGDPEADQAMHLHPAWAPKLQPTSVCRQQPPGISRARPHSPHLGNRTRFSCGCGQARRSALQQLHEGRKRPSVPSPVAAEGP